One window of Neptuniibacter halophilus genomic DNA carries:
- a CDS encoding 2-hydroxychromene-2-carboxylate isomerase, with amino-acid sequence MNRQIDYYCTSLSPFTYLGHTRLLELAGSFHARILYKPVIVPQIFAESGALPLKERPKARQNYRLLEIGRWARKRGLPVHLHPAYFPVDPSLADKCVIALQLAGEDAGAFLGRALAACWAEQKNIADPEVIRALLDALNMESEEILLQADSSEVDAVYRENTQDAIAKEVLGVPAYVLDGEQFWGQDRLELLADTLQSLHTQAD; translated from the coding sequence ATGAACAGGCAAATAGACTACTACTGTACCAGCCTCTCTCCGTTTACCTATTTGGGTCATACGCGTTTGCTGGAACTGGCGGGCAGTTTTCATGCCCGGATACTTTATAAGCCTGTTATCGTGCCTCAGATCTTTGCCGAATCGGGCGCGCTTCCGCTTAAGGAGCGACCCAAGGCCCGGCAGAACTATCGTTTGCTGGAGATCGGTCGTTGGGCACGGAAAAGGGGCTTGCCGGTCCATTTACATCCGGCTTATTTCCCGGTGGATCCCAGTCTTGCCGATAAATGTGTGATTGCACTGCAGCTCGCCGGCGAGGACGCTGGTGCGTTTCTTGGGCGCGCACTCGCCGCGTGTTGGGCAGAACAGAAAAATATTGCCGACCCGGAGGTAATCCGTGCGCTTCTGGATGCATTAAACATGGAAAGTGAGGAGATACTGCTGCAAGCAGATTCCTCTGAGGTGGACGCGGTTTACCGGGAAAACACGCAAGATGCGATAGCCAAAGAGGTACTCGGCGTACCTGCCTATGTGCTGGATGGCGAACAGTTCTGGGGGCAGGATCGTCTGGAATTATTAGCAGATACACTGCAGAGTCTGCATACCCAAGCGGATTGA
- a CDS encoding aldehyde dehydrogenase has protein sequence MSDLRTHQEYQKIAAELTPPSQCFINGSLHSASNGEVIKVTNPATGAEITQIPACTTEDVDLAVAAARDVFESGSWSKRHPGERKEVLIKLAQLIEDNGDELAVLESMDSGKPIADCVTIDIPEVAHTLRWHAELIDKIYDQTAPVGSGAVSMIVREPVGVVGAVLPWNFPILMLAWKIAPSLAAGCSVVLKPAAQTSLTAIRVAELAVEAGLPAGVLNVITGSGRVVGEAIGKHMDIDMVTFTGSTATGRKFLNYSADSNIKEVVLELGGKNPCVVLNDAEDLDVVAEHVVSAAFWNMGENCSAGSRLIVEEGIKDALLEKIVEQARAWKTGDPLDPENQLGALVDQGHFNKVTEYFDIAKEDGHQLVIGGESVDGCYVLPTIYDGVKNSDRLAREEIFGPILSVITVSGYEEAIAVANDTEYGLTASVFTAHAKRSMRAAQALRAGTVTVNCFGEGDISTPFGGYKQSGFGGRDNSIHAHDQFTQLKTIWVDLD, from the coding sequence ATGTCTGATCTACGTACTCATCAGGAATACCAGAAGATTGCCGCAGAACTGACGCCTCCATCCCAGTGCTTCATCAACGGTAGTTTACATTCCGCCAGCAACGGAGAGGTCATCAAGGTGACCAACCCGGCAACCGGTGCTGAGATCACTCAGATCCCGGCATGCACAACCGAAGATGTAGATCTGGCGGTAGCGGCTGCCCGTGATGTATTTGAAAGTGGAAGCTGGAGCAAACGTCACCCTGGCGAGCGCAAGGAAGTGCTGATTAAACTGGCACAGTTGATTGAGGACAATGGTGATGAACTGGCCGTACTGGAAAGTATGGATTCAGGTAAACCGATCGCCGACTGTGTCACCATTGATATTCCAGAAGTGGCTCACACACTGCGCTGGCACGCTGAACTGATCGATAAAATCTATGATCAGACAGCACCTGTAGGCAGTGGCGCTGTATCAATGATCGTACGCGAACCGGTAGGCGTAGTCGGTGCCGTTCTGCCCTGGAATTTCCCAATTCTGATGCTGGCATGGAAGATCGCGCCGTCTCTGGCTGCAGGTTGCTCTGTTGTACTCAAACCGGCTGCGCAAACCTCCCTGACAGCTATTCGTGTTGCTGAACTGGCGGTGGAAGCTGGCCTGCCTGCGGGCGTGCTGAATGTTATCACCGGTTCTGGTCGCGTGGTGGGTGAGGCAATCGGCAAACACATGGATATCGACATGGTGACCTTCACCGGTTCTACCGCAACGGGTCGGAAATTCCTCAACTACTCCGCTGACTCCAACATCAAAGAAGTCGTACTGGAACTGGGCGGTAAGAACCCATGCGTTGTCCTGAATGACGCTGAGGATCTTGATGTGGTTGCCGAGCATGTTGTATCTGCCGCGTTCTGGAACATGGGTGAAAACTGCTCTGCAGGCTCCCGCCTGATCGTCGAAGAGGGTATCAAAGACGCGCTGCTTGAGAAGATTGTTGAGCAAGCTAGAGCGTGGAAAACCGGTGACCCACTCGACCCGGAAAATCAGTTGGGCGCACTGGTCGATCAGGGCCACTTCAATAAGGTGACCGAATACTTCGATATCGCTAAAGAAGATGGTCATCAGTTGGTAATTGGTGGCGAATCTGTCGATGGCTGCTACGTACTGCCTACCATCTATGATGGCGTTAAAAACAGTGACCGTCTGGCCCGCGAAGAAATTTTCGGCCCGATTCTTTCAGTGATTACCGTATCGGGTTATGAAGAAGCTATCGCTGTGGCCAACGACACAGAATACGGTCTGACCGCATCTGTTTTCACCGCACATGCTAAGCGCTCAATGCGTGCGGCTCAGGCGCTGAGAGCGGGTACCGTCACGGTCAACTGCTTCGGCGAGGGCGATATCAGCACACCGTTTGGCGGCTATAAACAGTCCGGCTTTGGTGGTCGCGATAACTCAATCCACGCCCATGACCAGTTCACTCAACTGAAAACAATCTGGGTCGATCTGGATTGA
- a CDS encoding AzlD domain-containing protein yields MNTTELWFLFAAVGLATFLVRLSFIQFHARTDTLIQRYRHVLSLLPAVILAALCAPSLLFSRPIAEFSISAEQLAAATVTIVIARFSRSVLWPVAGGMLTLWMLNSIG; encoded by the coding sequence ATGAACACGACTGAGCTCTGGTTTCTCTTTGCCGCTGTTGGTCTGGCAACTTTTCTGGTCAGGCTTTCTTTTATTCAGTTTCATGCCAGAACCGATACCCTGATCCAACGCTATCGGCACGTTTTAAGCCTGCTACCTGCTGTGATTCTGGCCGCGCTCTGCGCGCCCTCTCTCCTGTTCAGCAGACCCATAGCAGAGTTTTCGATCAGCGCTGAACAACTGGCAGCGGCGACGGTAACAATAGTGATCGCCAGGTTTTCACGCAGTGTACTCTGGCCTGTGGCCGGAGGGATGCTGACGCTCTGGATGCTCAACAGCATCGGTTAA
- a CDS encoding AzlC family ABC transporter permease has product MKPLTKQFWLGVKDLMPLVSGILPFGLIAGATGVSLGMTPEMIMGMTLLFFAGSAQLASYSLIQDNAPFLIILLTVIVINLRFAIYSASFSGLIGPLRKRYRFPLAYMLSDQVYGLCQRPEQVEKTAPERLFYLSGVASSMLLAWIGSVALGIVLGSEIPPSWSLEFTIPLAFLTMLVGTISNRRMLLAAIISASAAIIFYALPYNLGFLIAVGCGVLSGYLIRPSHP; this is encoded by the coding sequence ATGAAACCGCTGACTAAGCAATTCTGGCTGGGCGTAAAAGATCTGATGCCTCTGGTATCCGGAATCCTGCCCTTCGGGCTCATCGCCGGTGCTACCGGCGTTTCACTGGGCATGACCCCGGAAATGATCATGGGCATGACCCTTTTATTCTTCGCGGGTTCCGCGCAACTGGCCAGCTACAGTCTTATTCAGGATAACGCGCCCTTCCTGATCATACTGCTGACAGTCATCGTTATAAATTTACGCTTCGCTATCTATAGCGCCAGCTTCTCCGGACTGATCGGCCCTCTGCGAAAACGCTATCGTTTCCCACTGGCCTATATGCTCTCCGATCAGGTTTATGGTCTCTGTCAGCGCCCGGAACAGGTGGAAAAAACAGCACCTGAACGGCTTTTCTATCTCAGCGGTGTAGCCAGCTCTATGCTGCTGGCCTGGATTGGTTCTGTCGCGCTCGGCATCGTTTTGGGCTCGGAAATTCCACCGAGCTGGTCCCTTGAATTTACTATCCCACTGGCCTTTCTCACGATGCTGGTCGGCACCATCAGTAACCGACGAATGCTGCTGGCAGCCATCATCTCGGCCAGCGCAGCCATTATCTTTTACGCCTTACCTTACAACCTGGGCTTTCTGATTGCTGTCGGCTGTGGCGTCCTCAGCGGCTACCTGATTCGCCCAAGTCACCCATAA
- a CDS encoding NAD(P)/FAD-dependent oxidoreductase, producing MANKNNINVKRLPVDPGPAAWNSILPKARTYPLLREDITVDWAIIGGGFAGLAAAKRLSQLVGNDSIALLEASALAQGPAGRNSGFMIDLPHELNSESYAGGHAQDLRQIKLNRAAIDFAREMAEEYAMPKAVFDPCGKVTAAGTAKGVAHIESYRQHLETLGEQYEVRSADEMKTWTGTEFYQKGLFTPGAVMIQPASFIRSVADGLSERVAIYENTPVVSMQLGDTHTLSTPQGKVKAKNVIMAVNGHLQSFGYFPGRLLHVFTYASMTRPLSPQEIKRLGGSSDWGILPADPMGTTVRRFSDYQGGGDRIVIRNHATLNQSIEAKESNMQRAAMLQDRSFENRFPMLSGIEMEYRWGGRLCLTLNSVPAFGEIEERVWSACCQNGLGTVKGTLSGMMAAEQAVLGKSELLDLFLDYPNPSRLPPEPFLSIGANATMRFKEWQAGLEL from the coding sequence ATGGCTAATAAAAACAACATTAATGTCAAACGCCTGCCGGTTGACCCGGGTCCAGCCGCCTGGAACAGCATTCTCCCCAAAGCGCGTACCTATCCACTCCTCAGGGAAGATATCACCGTAGATTGGGCGATTATTGGTGGCGGTTTTGCCGGTTTAGCCGCAGCGAAACGGTTATCCCAACTGGTGGGTAATGACAGCATCGCCCTGCTGGAAGCCAGTGCACTGGCACAGGGACCTGCAGGTCGTAATAGCGGATTTATGATCGATCTGCCCCACGAGCTGAACTCCGAAAGCTATGCCGGCGGGCATGCGCAGGATCTGCGTCAGATAAAACTGAATCGCGCGGCTATCGATTTTGCCCGCGAAATGGCAGAAGAATACGCAATGCCCAAGGCCGTTTTTGACCCCTGCGGTAAAGTCACTGCAGCCGGCACGGCAAAAGGTGTTGCACACATTGAAAGCTATCGGCAGCACCTCGAAACACTGGGCGAACAGTACGAGGTTCGCTCCGCCGACGAGATGAAGACCTGGACCGGCACAGAGTTCTATCAAAAAGGCCTGTTTACCCCGGGCGCTGTCATGATTCAGCCCGCCTCATTCATCCGCTCAGTGGCTGATGGGCTCTCTGAGCGAGTTGCCATCTATGAGAATACCCCGGTGGTCTCGATGCAACTGGGCGATACACACACACTGTCGACCCCGCAGGGAAAGGTGAAAGCCAAAAACGTGATCATGGCCGTTAACGGGCATCTCCAGTCTTTTGGTTATTTCCCGGGTCGCTTGCTGCATGTTTTTACCTACGCCTCAATGACTCGCCCACTCTCGCCCCAGGAGATCAAAAGGCTTGGTGGAAGTTCAGACTGGGGTATACTCCCGGCAGACCCTATGGGAACAACGGTTCGACGTTTCTCAGATTATCAGGGTGGCGGGGATCGCATCGTCATCAGAAACCATGCGACTCTGAATCAGTCCATTGAAGCCAAAGAGAGCAATATGCAGCGGGCTGCAATGCTGCAGGACCGCTCATTTGAGAATCGGTTTCCCATGCTCTCGGGTATTGAAATGGAATATCGGTGGGGCGGCAGATTATGCCTGACACTGAATTCAGTACCGGCCTTTGGTGAAATTGAAGAGCGGGTCTGGTCCGCCTGCTGCCAGAACGGACTGGGGACGGTGAAAGGTACACTGTCGGGCATGATGGCTGCGGAGCAAGCCGTCTTGGGCAAATCCGAACTGCTTGACCTGTTTCTGGACTACCCTAACCCTTCCCGACTGCCACCGGAACCCTTCCTCAGCATTGGTGCCAATGCCACCATGCGCTTCAAGGAGTGGCAAGCGGGGCTTGAACTCTGA
- a CDS encoding TRAP transporter small permease translates to MTILLSSISTIDQLISAVIKPIVVLISSAIALMLTYGIFTRAILDQPVFGLEELVLMSAMWLYMLGAVLASRDRSHLCADFVQVFTDNQKVISFMHLLATFISLVMAGFFATWSFDLMQWAFEKSQTTTVFKLPWYLSQSSLFVASVLFIFYLIRDLLNDLNSFKND, encoded by the coding sequence ATGACTATTCTCCTCTCCTCCATAAGCACGATTGATCAACTGATCTCCGCGGTGATTAAACCTATCGTTGTGCTGATCAGTTCAGCGATTGCACTGATGCTGACTTACGGCATTTTCACCCGGGCGATACTCGATCAACCCGTGTTCGGCCTTGAAGAGCTGGTCCTTATGAGCGCCATGTGGCTCTACATGCTCGGAGCCGTACTGGCTTCCAGAGATCGCTCTCACCTCTGCGCAGACTTCGTGCAGGTTTTTACCGATAACCAGAAAGTGATCAGCTTTATGCATTTGCTGGCCACTTTTATCTCACTGGTGATGGCTGGCTTCTTTGCCACCTGGAGCTTTGACCTGATGCAATGGGCCTTTGAAAAGAGCCAGACCACTACGGTGTTTAAACTGCCCTGGTATCTGTCTCAAAGCAGCCTGTTTGTGGCCAGTGTTTTATTTATCTTTTATCTGATCCGCGACCTGCTCAACGATCTGAATAGCTTTAAAAATGATTAA
- a CDS encoding methyl-accepting chemotaxis protein encodes MPGINLSFKHKLLLAIGLTFIGYLSLSTLSVSSLASLSETSEDIDQLNQQQTILNQLHLEILKLSAEDDSPKNMQAINGLEQKYSDLFAQYSIPEESQASMMPLLSSWITSKQDAALILQQLGDLETRGELYNYNQKLLTLEQSLFSVYRKTFKAFHLAVLEMIQTGSLKSQDAIQSELAELNRLVVEKDMTDYLGEPLAAVEATLKPLILRYQQLEILSVAMQQTRAQLIQQISAEKQSLNTKLSDARAVAQQNGQVVIQQIILCGVIVSLLVLGLLLFTWLQANRTLSQTVGSLQKVSSGDLSIKLNVNQQRNDEFDQLGLAVNLLTQNLSDMFSKITKGSNQVQQMTHQLQATLSSLTERNIDAGLQAQTVAAAVEQITTTTAQMASETSAAQKQATQARDTAENSKAVVTDALSSLDQIGQVFTELNHCAGELDSASSKVDGVTDMINGLAEQTNLLALNAAIEAARAGEAGRGFSVVADEVRALAEKTVKATSDINQIVQAMKMQLTSLMTTMDQGASRVTESLQLGDQAAGEINNISNLIVQVSETNNRLAIGIEEVAQTSHEINQNMTKVADTVEQNIGLSREVLDFSGSVTTLSAEQETICRQFRTESD; translated from the coding sequence ATGCCCGGTATCAATCTCAGCTTCAAGCACAAACTTCTGCTCGCCATTGGCTTGACCTTTATAGGCTATTTATCACTGTCTACCCTTTCGGTTTCCTCACTGGCCTCGCTCAGTGAAACATCCGAAGATATTGACCAGTTAAATCAGCAACAAACCATTCTTAACCAGCTCCATCTGGAAATCCTCAAACTTTCAGCAGAAGATGACAGCCCGAAAAATATGCAGGCAATCAACGGGCTTGAGCAGAAATATTCTGATTTATTTGCACAGTATTCGATTCCCGAAGAGAGTCAGGCATCCATGATGCCGTTACTCAGTAGCTGGATCACCAGCAAACAGGATGCTGCCCTGATACTGCAACAACTCGGTGATCTGGAGACCCGGGGCGAACTTTATAACTACAACCAGAAACTGCTGACATTAGAGCAATCACTCTTCAGTGTTTACCGTAAGACATTTAAAGCCTTCCATCTGGCGGTACTTGAGATGATTCAGACTGGCAGCCTTAAAAGTCAGGATGCAATCCAGTCTGAACTGGCTGAGTTAAACCGTCTGGTCGTAGAAAAAGATATGACGGATTATCTCGGCGAGCCGCTGGCCGCAGTAGAAGCCACTTTAAAGCCGCTGATCCTGCGTTACCAGCAACTAGAAATACTGTCAGTGGCTATGCAGCAAACCCGGGCTCAGTTAATCCAGCAGATCAGTGCAGAGAAGCAATCCTTAAATACCAAATTATCCGACGCAAGAGCTGTGGCTCAACAGAACGGTCAGGTCGTTATTCAACAGATTATTCTTTGCGGGGTTATTGTTTCATTGCTGGTTCTGGGGCTTCTTCTGTTCACCTGGCTGCAGGCTAACCGCACCCTCAGCCAGACCGTCGGTTCTTTACAAAAAGTTTCCTCAGGCGATCTGAGTATTAAGCTCAACGTCAATCAGCAGAGAAACGATGAGTTTGACCAGTTAGGCTTAGCCGTGAACCTGCTGACGCAAAACCTCTCCGATATGTTCAGCAAGATAACCAAAGGCAGTAATCAGGTTCAGCAGATGACTCACCAGCTACAGGCCACGCTGAGCAGCCTTACGGAGAGAAATATCGATGCAGGCCTGCAGGCGCAAACTGTCGCTGCCGCCGTTGAGCAGATCACAACAACGACTGCTCAGATGGCGTCTGAAACATCCGCCGCACAAAAACAGGCGACTCAGGCCAGAGATACCGCAGAGAACAGCAAAGCGGTAGTCACAGACGCGCTCAGCTCACTGGACCAGATTGGTCAGGTATTCACTGAACTTAATCATTGTGCAGGTGAGCTCGATAGCGCATCGAGTAAAGTGGACGGCGTGACCGACATGATCAACGGCTTAGCCGAGCAAACCAACCTTCTGGCACTCAATGCCGCGATAGAAGCCGCACGTGCGGGTGAAGCCGGGCGAGGCTTTTCGGTTGTCGCTGACGAAGTAAGAGCACTGGCGGAAAAAACAGTAAAGGCCACCAGCGATATCAACCAGATCGTTCAGGCCATGAAAATGCAGCTCACCTCACTTATGACCACTATGGATCAGGGCGCCAGCCGGGTCACCGAAAGCCTGCAATTGGGAGATCAGGCAGCCGGGGAGATTAACAACATCAGCAATCTGATTGTGCAGGTTTCAGAAACCAACAACCGGTTAGCGATTGGTATCGAGGAAGTCGCACAGACATCACATGAAATAAACCAGAACATGACGAAAGTGGCTGATACGGTCGAACAGAACATAGGGCTCAGCCGTGAAGTTCTGGATTTTTCAGGCAGCGTGACCACGCTGAGCGCCGAGCAGGAAACAATTTGCCGGCAATTCCGAACGGAATCTGACTGA
- a CDS encoding TRAP transporter large permease, with amino-acid sequence MGALIAIAAVVILMMIGVPVVFSFAAMTLILSVMYEVDISSLMTTGFWSVNSIILLALPLFIMTGYLMQAGGLAARLVEFVENLVGRSRSGMGSSMVLACGVFGAISGTASAAVASIGTIMIGPMERHGYSREYTSALLGISSLLGLLIPPSITMILYAVVTRQSVAACFLATIGPGILLIITLCFMNWLKMRNHPDEAAEKMNMRERAEAIGGSFWKALPALMLPVIILGGIYGGVFTPTEAAAVAVVYSVPVGFFIYKELDFKKMAACLINAAATTGVIMVILVFSFVASRIFTFERVPQELTELMMDLFQNKLLILLVVNIFLILLGMIMDDVSVVAIISPLLLPVMVNIGVDPVHFAAIVGTSVVIGCNSPPMAPILFMTCRIGKVGMSQVMRPALGFMAFAALPVMLVTTYWPPLALYLPRLFGYIN; translated from the coding sequence ATGGGTGCTTTAATTGCAATCGCCGCTGTGGTGATATTAATGATGATTGGCGTACCGGTGGTCTTTTCATTCGCCGCCATGACGCTGATTCTTTCCGTGATGTACGAGGTCGATATCTCGTCTCTGATGACCACCGGCTTCTGGTCGGTTAACTCCATCATCCTTCTGGCGCTCCCCCTGTTCATCATGACCGGCTACCTGATGCAGGCCGGTGGACTGGCCGCCCGACTGGTAGAGTTTGTTGAAAATCTGGTGGGACGCTCACGCAGTGGTATGGGCTCATCCATGGTCTTGGCCTGCGGTGTTTTCGGTGCTATCTCCGGTACCGCCTCCGCCGCCGTAGCCTCAATCGGTACCATTATGATCGGCCCGATGGAGCGCCATGGATATAGCCGCGAATACACCAGCGCCCTGCTCGGCATCTCCTCATTACTCGGCCTGCTGATTCCTCCCAGCATTACCATGATTCTGTATGCAGTAGTAACCCGACAGTCCGTAGCCGCCTGCTTTCTGGCAACCATCGGTCCCGGCATTCTGCTGATAATAACGTTGTGCTTCATGAACTGGCTGAAGATGCGCAATCACCCGGATGAAGCCGCTGAGAAGATGAACATGCGCGAACGCGCCGAAGCAATCGGTGGCAGCTTCTGGAAAGCGCTGCCCGCACTGATGCTGCCTGTCATCATTCTGGGGGGTATTTACGGTGGTGTATTCACACCGACAGAAGCCGCTGCCGTTGCTGTTGTCTACTCTGTTCCGGTTGGATTCTTTATCTATAAAGAGCTGGATTTCAAGAAAATGGCAGCCTGCCTGATTAACGCAGCCGCTACCACCGGCGTCATCATGGTCATTCTGGTATTCTCATTCGTCGCCAGCCGCATCTTCACCTTCGAGCGGGTTCCTCAGGAACTCACTGAGCTGATGATGGATCTGTTCCAGAATAAACTGCTGATTCTGCTGGTCGTGAATATCTTCCTGATCCTGCTGGGCATGATTATGGATGATGTCAGTGTCGTTGCGATTATCAGCCCGCTGCTACTGCCCGTGATGGTGAATATCGGTGTCGATCCGGTTCACTTTGCAGCGATTGTCGGTACCAGTGTGGTCATTGGCTGTAACAGCCCGCCGATGGCGCCAATTCTGTTTATGACCTGCCGTATCGGTAAAGTAGGTATGTCTCAGGTGATGCGTCCGGCCCTTGGCTTTATGGCATTCGCTGCCCTGCCCGTCATGCTGGTCACTACCTACTGGCCACCACTGGCGCTTTATCTGCCAAGACTATTTGGTTATATCAACTGA
- the dctP gene encoding TRAP transporter substrate-binding protein DctP: MKFIAKKIAKTTQIVTVSAAIALFGAAEATASDNNYKFKLALESGDRDSAQGKSMQKWADLIKQNSDGRMKVNIFYQGELGGQQEMFDQLVKGNIDMMVTWPQTSYDERLAVNYIPYLTLGWDDALAAYGENGWLKNILGPVYKDIGLKYFGPYPEGFGGIATKGRYATSFEAAKGMKVRSQPVFPLPQTMKAMGFQAVPIDWAEVYTSIQTGVVDGDSSNVIYWDYEYFRDQLNYYVHSKHNFSSYALLMSDETWAELDAEDRKIIEESAQVIINEQFKAAKAEDEKWIKAAQEAGMEYIVPTTEEMQAWVKRVRDEVWPQAEESLGSELMAKLRANASVPQ, encoded by the coding sequence ATGAAGTTTATTGCTAAAAAAATTGCCAAAACCACACAGATTGTTACGGTTTCCGCAGCGATTGCTCTGTTTGGCGCAGCCGAAGCCACTGCCAGTGATAACAACTACAAATTCAAACTTGCTCTTGAGTCAGGGGACCGTGACTCCGCTCAGGGTAAATCCATGCAGAAATGGGCAGATTTGATCAAACAGAACTCCGATGGCCGCATGAAAGTGAATATTTTCTATCAGGGCGAGCTGGGTGGTCAGCAGGAGATGTTCGATCAGTTGGTCAAGGGCAACATCGATATGATGGTGACCTGGCCGCAAACCTCTTATGACGAGCGCCTGGCGGTCAACTACATTCCGTATCTGACCCTTGGCTGGGATGATGCACTTGCAGCCTACGGCGAGAACGGCTGGCTGAAGAATATCCTCGGCCCGGTCTACAAAGATATCGGCCTGAAATATTTCGGCCCTTATCCTGAAGGTTTTGGCGGCATTGCCACCAAAGGTCGCTACGCGACTTCCTTCGAAGCTGCGAAAGGCATGAAAGTACGTTCACAGCCGGTATTCCCTCTGCCACAGACCATGAAAGCCATGGGTTTCCAGGCCGTGCCAATCGATTGGGCTGAAGTTTACACCTCTATCCAGACAGGCGTCGTGGATGGGGACTCCAGCAACGTGATCTACTGGGATTACGAGTACTTCCGTGATCAGCTGAACTACTACGTTCATTCAAAACACAACTTCTCCTCTTACGCATTGCTGATGAGCGATGAAACCTGGGCTGAGCTTGACGCTGAAGATCGCAAGATCATTGAAGAAAGCGCTCAGGTGATCATTAACGAACAGTTCAAGGCCGCAAAAGCTGAAGATGAGAAATGGATCAAGGCTGCTCAGGAAGCGGGCATGGAATACATCGTGCCAACCACTGAAGAGATGCAGGCCTGGGTAAAACGAGTGCGTGACGAAGTATGGCCACAGGCTGAGGAATCCCTCGGCAGTGAGCTCATGGCTAAACTGCGCGCTAACGCCTCTGTACCTCAGTAA
- a CDS encoding substrate-binding periplasmic protein, with protein sequence MSQFPVHLAGKIRRACAIALTCLLLTPAVYAGDNTLRLTANEWPPYTSARIQGGGLVVELISAAFKRQGINTRWEIIPWNRALREVAFNQLDGMPAWYSSERARKFLYSDPILLNKIVLVKRKDRVFSWNTIEDLTPYTFVLLRGGVHSEEFDHSDKITRRYVSEEESAIKMVAEGRVDLTIRDAGMLNYSLQGPLQEYQDKVEMVTPALSYNHLYFMVSRNHPRATEIIDTFNKGLKTIKLDGTMTSLKQQYGFSPDQAVE encoded by the coding sequence ATGAGTCAGTTCCCAGTCCACCTTGCGGGTAAGATCAGGCGGGCCTGCGCAATCGCGCTGACCTGCCTTCTGTTAACCCCTGCTGTTTATGCAGGTGATAACACTCTGCGCCTGACGGCCAATGAATGGCCGCCCTACACATCCGCCCGGATTCAGGGTGGGGGTCTGGTTGTAGAACTGATCTCAGCCGCTTTTAAACGGCAGGGTATCAACACCCGCTGGGAGATAATTCCATGGAACAGAGCCCTGCGCGAGGTTGCGTTTAACCAGTTAGACGGCATGCCCGCCTGGTATAGCAGTGAGCGTGCCCGAAAGTTTCTCTACAGTGATCCGATCCTGCTGAATAAGATTGTGCTGGTAAAACGGAAAGACCGGGTATTTTCCTGGAACACCATTGAAGATCTGACCCCTTACACATTTGTACTCCTCAGAGGCGGTGTTCACTCCGAAGAGTTTGATCACTCAGACAAGATCACCAGGCGGTATGTCTCAGAGGAGGAAAGTGCAATAAAAATGGTCGCAGAAGGCAGAGTAGATCTCACCATCAGAGACGCCGGCATGCTGAACTACTCTCTGCAAGGGCCTCTGCAGGAGTACCAGGACAAAGTAGAGATGGTAACTCCCGCCCTCAGCTACAACCATCTGTATTTTATGGTCTCCCGGAACCACCCCAGAGCTACAGAGATTATCGACACCTTCAACAAGGGGCTGAAAACCATCAAACTGGATGGCACGATGACGTCCCTGAAACAACAGTATGGTTTTTCACCCGATCAGGCAGTGGAGTAA